A region of Natribaculum luteum DNA encodes the following proteins:
- a CDS encoding pyruvoyl-dependent arginine decarboxylase — protein sequence MSTIRVVWGSASAPTKMASYDAALADAGVENYNLVAVSSVVPAETDVEAVGTAPDLGPAGERLTVVEARATAAGPSSVSAALGWVQSTDGGPGLFYEAAGEIDAADVETRVREGLAAGGDLRDWPLGEPRVRVETAEAEPGTYTTAVVLAVYGESEPIM from the coding sequence ATGAGCACGATTCGAGTCGTCTGGGGGTCGGCGTCCGCGCCGACGAAGATGGCCTCCTACGACGCCGCACTCGCCGACGCGGGCGTCGAGAACTACAATCTCGTCGCCGTCTCGTCCGTCGTTCCCGCCGAGACCGACGTCGAGGCCGTCGGCACCGCGCCCGACCTCGGCCCCGCCGGGGAACGGCTGACGGTCGTCGAGGCTCGAGCGACGGCCGCCGGCCCGAGCAGCGTGAGCGCGGCCCTCGGCTGGGTGCAGTCGACCGACGGCGGGCCGGGACTGTTCTACGAGGCTGCCGGCGAGATCGACGCCGCGGACGTCGAGACGCGCGTTCGCGAGGGACTCGCCGCCGGCGGCGACCTCCGGGACTGGCCGCTTGGCGAGCCTCGAGTGCGCGTCGAGACCGCCGAGGCCGAACCCGGTACGTACACGACGGCCGTCGTCCTGGCGGTCTACGGCGAGAGCGAGCCGATTATGTGA
- a CDS encoding sulfatase, with translation MGESNGRESESHENVHNVVLVVLDTARATSVDEVNAPGERNATGCGTAESRTMPTLASLAAEGTSFERAFATAPWTVPSHASLFTGTYPSEHGTHGGHTYLGPDHRTLAESFSDAGYETVGVSNNTWITEEFGFDRGFETLRRGWQYVQSDVDMGTVVRAEHLEAKLEAARDRLFEGNPVVNAANLLYSEVIKPQGDDGADRTTTWIADWLQNRERDRPFFLFCNYIEPHVEYDPPQAHAERFLPPDASYEEATAIRQDPRAYDVGDYELGEREFRLLRALYRGELAYVDEQLGRLRDALESAGEWEDTLLVVCGDHGENVGEHGFFGHQYNLYETLLHVPLVVRGGPFTDGGRRSELVSLLDLPDTLLDTAAVDDRAFREQSWGRSLHPDARNDPRDAVFAEYVAPQPSIDRLEARFGDLPERIYEFDRQLRAIRTAEYKYVVGDGEFERLHRMTTDPLETTDVADDEPTVRADLRERLERRFDGLESAATEGSVSMSESTEDRLADLGYL, from the coding sequence ATGGGCGAGTCCAATGGACGTGAGAGTGAGTCACACGAGAACGTCCACAACGTCGTTCTCGTCGTCCTCGATACGGCGCGAGCGACGAGCGTCGACGAGGTGAACGCGCCGGGCGAGCGAAACGCGACGGGGTGTGGAACCGCGGAGAGTCGAACGATGCCGACACTCGCCTCGCTCGCGGCCGAGGGGACCTCCTTCGAGCGCGCGTTCGCGACCGCGCCGTGGACGGTCCCCTCACACGCCTCGCTGTTCACCGGAACGTACCCCTCGGAACACGGTACACACGGTGGCCACACCTATCTCGGCCCAGATCACCGGACGCTCGCGGAGTCGTTTTCCGACGCCGGCTACGAGACCGTCGGCGTCTCGAACAACACCTGGATCACCGAGGAGTTCGGCTTCGACCGCGGGTTCGAGACGCTGCGCCGTGGCTGGCAGTACGTCCAGTCCGACGTGGACATGGGAACCGTCGTCCGGGCCGAACACCTCGAGGCGAAACTCGAGGCCGCCCGCGATCGGCTCTTCGAGGGCAACCCCGTGGTCAACGCGGCGAACCTGCTCTACAGCGAGGTGATAAAGCCCCAGGGCGACGACGGTGCCGACCGGACGACGACCTGGATCGCAGACTGGCTACAGAACCGCGAGCGCGACCGACCGTTCTTTCTGTTCTGTAACTACATCGAACCCCACGTCGAGTACGATCCGCCGCAGGCACACGCCGAACGGTTCCTCCCGCCGGACGCGAGTTACGAGGAGGCGACTGCGATCAGACAGGATCCCCGCGCCTACGATGTCGGCGACTACGAGCTCGGCGAGCGCGAGTTTCGACTGCTCCGTGCGCTCTACAGGGGCGAACTCGCCTACGTCGACGAACAACTCGGCCGCCTCCGGGACGCACTCGAGTCCGCGGGCGAGTGGGAGGACACCCTGCTTGTCGTCTGTGGCGACCACGGCGAGAACGTCGGTGAACACGGTTTCTTCGGCCATCAGTACAACCTCTACGAGACGCTGTTGCACGTCCCGCTCGTCGTCCGTGGCGGCCCGTTCACCGACGGCGGACGCCGGAGCGAACTCGTGTCGCTGCTCGACCTCCCGGACACGCTCCTCGATACGGCGGCCGTCGACGATCGAGCGTTTCGCGAACAAAGCTGGGGACGGTCGTTGCACCCGGACGCGAGGAACGATCCTCGAGACGCGGTCTTCGCCGAGTACGTCGCGCCCCAGCCGTCGATCGACCGCCTCGAGGCTCGCTTCGGCGATCTGCCCGAGCGCATCTACGAGTTCGACAGGCAACTCCGGGCGATCCGCACGGCCGAGTACAAGTACGTCGTCGGCGACGGCGAGTTCGAACGACTCCACCGGATGACGACCGATCCACTCGAGACGACCGACGTCGCCGACGACGAACCGACGGTGCGGGCCGACCTCCGGGAGCGACTCGAGCGTCGCTTCGACGGCCTCGAGAGCGCGGCGACTGAGGGAAGCGTCTCGATGAGCGAGTCGACGGAAGACCGACTCGCGGACCTCGGCTACCTCTAA
- the truA gene encoding tRNA pseudouridine(38-40) synthase TruA — MSMRAFRIAYDGTPYYGFQRQPDVPTVEDTLFDALRDLEVFTGDKPAGYAAAGRTDAGVSAVAQTVAFEAPDWLMPRAFNAELPAKIRAWASADAPADFHATHHAARREYVYHLYAPATDADRTLAATVDDDRFDAALEALSGSHDFHNLTPDDANTERSPDLEASRDGDYLVVTVRADGFARELVRRLVSLAHAVGTGDAPFEKIDRALSPTQLPGHEGIPPAPAEPLVLTRVAYPDLEFDTDPEAAASAREIFERRRIDRATGARVSREIREGIAE, encoded by the coding sequence ATGTCGATGCGGGCATTCCGAATCGCCTACGACGGCACGCCGTACTACGGATTTCAACGCCAGCCGGACGTTCCGACCGTCGAGGACACACTCTTCGACGCGCTCCGTGATCTCGAGGTCTTCACCGGCGACAAGCCGGCAGGGTACGCCGCCGCCGGGCGAACCGACGCGGGCGTCTCCGCCGTCGCCCAGACGGTCGCCTTCGAGGCCCCCGACTGGCTCATGCCGCGGGCGTTCAACGCCGAACTCCCGGCGAAGATCCGCGCGTGGGCGTCGGCCGACGCGCCCGCCGACTTTCACGCGACCCACCATGCCGCCCGACGCGAGTACGTCTACCACCTCTACGCTCCCGCCACCGACGCCGACCGCACACTCGCCGCGACGGTCGACGACGACCGCTTCGACGCCGCACTCGAGGCCCTCTCCGGCTCCCACGACTTTCACAACCTCACGCCGGACGACGCGAACACCGAGCGATCGCCCGACCTCGAGGCGAGCCGCGACGGCGACTACCTCGTCGTGACGGTCCGTGCGGACGGGTTCGCCCGCGAACTCGTTCGTCGACTGGTCTCGCTCGCTCACGCCGTCGGGACCGGCGACGCCCCATTCGAGAAGATCGATCGCGCGCTCTCGCCGACGCAACTTCCCGGTCACGAGGGGATTCCGCCGGCCCCGGCCGAACCGCTCGTGTTGACACGCGTCGCGTATCCCGACCTCGAGTTCGACACCGACCCGGAGGCGGCCGCGAGCGCCCGCGAGATATTCGAACGGCGACGGATCGACCGGGCGACCGGCGCGCGCGTCTCGCGAGAGATCCGCGAGGGCATCGCCGAGTGA
- a CDS encoding M28 family metallopeptidase — protein MNRDDDRPATLERALGRAWSDDRAWRVLTRLTELENRMGGSPGERHAAEIVGDALEAAGVTDVRTDEFAMRYWERATTEFAVVDHETEGGGRESVERSFEAIALPYSAAGDVEGPLVDVGYGTPEEIEAADVRGAIAVASTTTPPGQRFVHRMEKFGHAAAAGAEAFVFGNHVPGQLPPTGAVRFGDEAAMPGVGVSAETHDWLCEYADRGSRARLRVDATTADGSSQNVHGTVGPDTTDEILLLAHYDAHDVAEGALDNGCGVATVVAAASILAALEDDLACRVRIAGVGCEEIGLLGAEALAAAVDEADVRAVVNVDGAGRFRNLQAYSHTSEPLAEAAERVGREYGQPVVHEPDPHPFSDHWPFLRTGVPSLQLHSEPPAGGERGRGWGHTAADTRDKVDPRNLREHAMLTALLVWELGRLEVPRIDEDTLRAALQEQEYEPGMRAAGIWPESWD, from the coding sequence ATGAACCGCGACGACGACAGACCCGCCACGCTCGAGCGCGCGCTGGGGCGGGCGTGGTCGGACGACCGGGCGTGGAGGGTGCTAACGAGATTGACCGAACTCGAGAATCGGATGGGTGGCTCACCCGGCGAACGGCACGCGGCGGAGATCGTCGGCGACGCACTCGAGGCCGCTGGCGTCACCGACGTGCGAACGGACGAGTTCGCGATGCGCTACTGGGAGCGGGCGACGACCGAGTTCGCCGTCGTCGACCACGAGACCGAGGGCGGTGGTCGCGAGAGCGTCGAACGGTCGTTCGAGGCCATCGCGTTGCCGTACTCCGCGGCGGGTGACGTCGAGGGACCACTGGTCGACGTCGGCTACGGCACGCCCGAGGAGATCGAGGCAGCCGACGTGCGGGGGGCGATCGCGGTCGCGAGCACGACGACGCCGCCGGGGCAGCGGTTCGTCCACCGGATGGAGAAGTTCGGCCACGCCGCGGCGGCCGGCGCGGAGGCGTTCGTCTTCGGCAACCACGTCCCCGGCCAGCTTCCCCCGACCGGCGCGGTGCGCTTCGGTGACGAGGCCGCGATGCCCGGCGTCGGCGTGAGCGCGGAGACCCACGACTGGCTCTGTGAGTACGCCGACCGGGGCAGTCGCGCCCGCCTTCGGGTCGACGCGACGACGGCAGACGGCTCGAGCCAGAACGTCCACGGGACGGTCGGGCCAGACACGACCGACGAGATCCTCCTGCTCGCCCACTACGACGCCCACGACGTCGCCGAGGGCGCACTCGACAACGGCTGTGGCGTCGCCACGGTCGTCGCCGCCGCGTCGATCCTCGCCGCCCTCGAGGACGACCTCGCGTGTCGCGTCCGGATCGCCGGCGTCGGCTGCGAGGAGATCGGGCTGCTCGGTGCCGAGGCGCTGGCGGCGGCGGTCGACGAAGCGGACGTTCGCGCCGTCGTCAACGTCGACGGCGCGGGCCGGTTCCGGAATCTGCAGGCGTACAGCCACACCTCGGAGCCGCTCGCGGAGGCGGCCGAACGCGTGGGACGCGAGTACGGCCAGCCGGTCGTCCACGAGCCGGATCCACACCCGTTCAGCGACCACTGGCCGTTCCTCCGTACCGGCGTCCCGTCGCTGCAACTCCACAGCGAACCACCAGCAGGCGGCGAACGCGGCCGCGGCTGGGGACACACGGCGGCCGACACGCGGGACAAGGTCGATCCGCGAAATCTCCGCGAGCACGCGATGCTGACGGCGCTGCTGGTGTGGGAACTGGGTCGACTCGAGGTCCCCCGGATCGACGAGGACACGCTGCGAGCGGCGCTGCAAGAACAGGAGTACGAACCGGGAATGCGGGCGGCGGGGATCTGGCCCGAGTCGTGGGACTAG
- a CDS encoding HalOD1 output domain-containing protein, whose translation MTDDVSEEAEPATVDALDADSNASVYRTSYDPATDDSLVTVLADAIATMTGYEPLEVEPLYTWVDLDALEALFARRSTGERRRGTVSFTVYEHTVTIVDGESISVEAP comes from the coding sequence GTGACGGACGACGTGAGCGAGGAGGCCGAACCGGCGACCGTCGACGCGCTCGACGCGGACAGCAACGCGAGCGTCTATCGTACGTCCTACGACCCGGCGACCGACGATTCACTCGTCACAGTCCTCGCCGACGCGATCGCGACGATGACGGGATACGAACCGCTCGAGGTCGAACCGCTTTACACCTGGGTCGACCTGGACGCCCTCGAGGCGCTTTTCGCACGCCGGTCGACGGGTGAACGTCGACGCGGGACGGTGTCGTTTACCGTGTACGAGCACACGGTGACGATCGTCGACGGCGAGTCGATCAGCGTCGAGGCGCCGTAG
- a CDS encoding DUF5811 family protein produces MNGNTPYAGLPGVTQAGHRTAADIPDLSRDQKRTLHRDVSRIAARTREFLPSEYVVDSEISQGVSGPQVTVAVQPPIGHPVSAGFSPELEVGETPEEIITADERDEVARGLAASAALQVKQAINQGVTPTAR; encoded by the coding sequence ATGAACGGGAACACGCCGTACGCAGGGCTGCCGGGTGTGACGCAGGCTGGTCACCGGACCGCGGCGGATATTCCGGACCTCTCTCGCGACCAGAAACGAACGCTCCATCGTGACGTCTCGCGTATCGCCGCCCGCACGCGAGAGTTCCTGCCCAGCGAGTACGTCGTCGACTCCGAAATCTCGCAGGGCGTCTCTGGACCGCAGGTGACGGTCGCCGTCCAGCCGCCGATCGGCCACCCGGTCAGTGCCGGCTTCTCGCCCGAACTCGAGGTCGGCGAGACTCCCGAGGAGATCATCACGGCCGACGAGCGCGACGAGGTCGCCCGTGGGCTAGCTGCCAGCGCGGCGTTGCAGGTCAAACAGGCGATCAACCAGGGCGTGACGCCGACGGCACGGTAA
- a CDS encoding SagB/ThcOx family dehydrogenase, translating into MTLRRLLRRTTVSGLAAGIVSLLLGRGNASARDDSPLQVREGIETVSLPPPETDGDVAVERAIANRRSRREYAATPITRRELSQLLWAVQGITDPESGYRAAPSAGARYPLEVYVVVGDPGVDGLDAGVYRYRPEPHDLALSARGNVQAELRAAAVGQEPVGRAAIDVVICAVDERTTREYGERGRLRYVPMEAGHVGENLYLQAEALDLSTVAIGSFRDRRVRTLVDASPDCRPLYIYPVGARA; encoded by the coding sequence ATGACTCTCAGACGACTGTTGAGGCGGACCACGGTGTCCGGGCTCGCGGCCGGTATCGTGTCACTGCTGCTCGGCCGGGGGAACGCCAGCGCCCGCGACGACAGTCCACTCCAAGTCCGGGAGGGTATCGAAACCGTGTCTTTGCCCCCGCCCGAGACCGACGGCGACGTCGCTGTCGAACGGGCGATCGCGAACCGCCGCTCGAGACGCGAGTACGCTGCCACCCCGATCACGCGACGAGAACTCTCACAGTTGCTCTGGGCGGTGCAGGGTATCACCGATCCCGAGAGCGGGTATCGGGCAGCGCCGAGTGCGGGAGCCCGGTATCCGCTCGAGGTGTACGTCGTCGTGGGGGACCCCGGCGTCGACGGTCTCGACGCCGGTGTGTATCGGTATCGACCCGAGCCACACGACCTCGCGCTGTCCGCTCGAGGGAACGTGCAAGCCGAGTTGCGAGCGGCTGCAGTCGGTCAGGAGCCGGTCGGACGAGCGGCCATCGATGTCGTGATCTGCGCCGTCGACGAGCGCACCACTCGCGAGTACGGTGAACGTGGCCGGCTTCGATACGTCCCGATGGAGGCCGGACACGTTGGGGAGAACCTGTACCTGCAGGCGGAGGCACTGGACCTCTCGACGGTCGCGATCGGTTCGTTCCGCGACCGTCGGGTGCGGACCCTCGTCGACGCTTCGCCCGACTGCCGACCGCTTTACATCTATCCGGTCGGAGCGAGGGCCTGA
- the pepF gene encoding oligoendopeptidase F, whose translation MSSVPDRSEIDAEYKWDLESIYATDEDWEAAYEEVAERIEDLAAYEGQATDDAETLLEVLELRDDLMREVSTVASYARMRSDEDTTNQEYQAMSARAQSLAAEAQSAASFVEPEIQSLTREEFEEMLEAESDLETYDHYVDDVLRMKPHTRSTEVESLLADLSEVTGATGEVYNMLSNADMEFPTVEDPDGEAVEISQSNFVNLLKRPDRDFRQHVYEAYFDEWESVRNTVAASYKNSVKADVKLARARNYDTAREAALDGPNVPVEVYDTLVETVDDNLDKLHRHAELKREALDVDELRMWDLYMPLTGDEGPDVPYDDARQHIVDALAPLGEEYQSRVADGLESRWVDVYENDGKQSGAYSGGTYDTQPFILMNYQDDISSMYTLAHELGHSMHSELTKDEQPFVYSSYEIFVAEVASTVNEALLTDHLLETVDDEQFRRHVLNEFLERVRSTLYRQTLFAEFEHEAHELEEAGEPLTADRLDDLYQGLKERYYEPADVDDRIAREWMRIPHFYRAFYVYQYSTGISAALAIVDDVLEEGEEAAADYREFLQRGSREYPLDLLRIAGVDMSTSDPIERALDTYGQRLEQLASLV comes from the coding sequence ATGAGTTCCGTACCGGACCGTTCCGAGATCGACGCGGAGTACAAGTGGGATCTCGAGAGCATCTACGCGACCGACGAGGACTGGGAAGCGGCCTACGAAGAGGTCGCCGAGCGCATCGAGGACCTCGCCGCCTACGAGGGGCAGGCGACCGACGACGCCGAGACGTTACTCGAGGTGCTCGAGCTTCGCGACGACCTCATGCGCGAGGTCTCGACGGTCGCCTCCTACGCCCGCATGCGAAGCGACGAGGACACGACGAACCAGGAATACCAGGCGATGTCCGCCCGCGCCCAGTCGCTGGCCGCCGAGGCCCAGTCGGCCGCCTCCTTCGTCGAACCGGAGATCCAGTCGCTGACCCGCGAGGAGTTCGAGGAGATGCTCGAGGCGGAATCGGACCTCGAGACCTACGACCACTACGTCGACGACGTGTTGCGGATGAAACCCCACACCCGGTCGACGGAAGTCGAGTCACTGCTCGCTGACTTGAGCGAGGTCACGGGTGCGACGGGCGAGGTGTACAACATGCTCTCGAACGCCGACATGGAGTTCCCGACGGTCGAGGACCCCGACGGCGAGGCAGTCGAGATCTCCCAGAGCAACTTCGTCAACCTGCTCAAACGCCCCGACCGCGACTTCCGCCAGCACGTCTACGAGGCCTACTTCGACGAGTGGGAGTCGGTCCGCAACACCGTCGCCGCCTCCTACAAGAACAGCGTCAAAGCCGACGTGAAACTCGCCCGCGCGCGAAACTACGACACCGCCCGCGAGGCCGCACTCGACGGCCCCAACGTTCCCGTCGAGGTCTACGACACGCTCGTCGAGACCGTCGACGACAACCTGGACAAACTTCACCGCCACGCCGAACTCAAACGCGAGGCACTGGACGTCGACGAACTCCGGATGTGGGACCTCTACATGCCGCTGACCGGCGACGAAGGGCCGGACGTCCCCTACGACGACGCCCGCCAGCACATCGTCGACGCGCTCGCCCCCCTCGGCGAGGAGTACCAGTCTCGCGTCGCCGACGGCCTCGAATCCCGGTGGGTCGACGTCTACGAGAACGACGGCAAGCAGTCCGGTGCCTACTCCGGTGGCACCTACGACACCCAGCCCTTTATCCTGATGAACTACCAGGACGACATCTCCTCGATGTACACGCTGGCCCACGAACTCGGCCACTCGATGCACTCCGAGTTGACGAAAGACGAACAGCCTTTCGTCTACTCGAGTTACGAGATCTTCGTCGCCGAGGTCGCGAGCACCGTCAACGAGGCGCTGCTGACCGACCACCTGCTCGAGACCGTCGACGACGAGCAGTTCCGCCGTCACGTCCTGAACGAGTTCCTCGAGCGCGTGCGCTCGACGCTCTACCGGCAGACGCTCTTCGCGGAGTTCGAACACGAGGCACACGAACTCGAAGAGGCGGGCGAACCGCTCACCGCCGACCGACTCGACGACCTCTACCAGGGCCTCAAGGAACGCTACTACGAGCCCGCTGACGTCGACGACCGCATCGCCCGCGAGTGGATGCGCATCCCCCACTTCTACCGGGCGTTCTACGTCTACCAGTACTCGACGGGCATCTCTGCCGCGCTCGCTATCGTCGACGACGTTCTCGAGGAGGGCGAGGAGGCCGCCGCGGATTACCGCGAGTTCCTCCAGCGCGGTTCGCGGGAGTACCCGCTCGACCTCCTCCGGATCGCCGGCGTCGACATGAGCACGTCCGACCCGATCGAGCGCGCGCTCGACACCTACGGGCAGCGCCTCGAGCAGCTGGCGTCGCTGGTTTGA
- the pan2 gene encoding proteasome-activating nucleotidase Pan2: protein MSRSPSLPDRPSREIDPDMPDDERLEALRAHFYDIVDVHDQLSEQLEAAEQRRRSLHEKVDRIERENEALKSSSLYIATVEDVVDDEVVVKQHGNNQEVLTEVAPRMRDRLEAGDRVAVNDSFGIQTILSAETDARAQSMEIDESPSVGYEDIGGIDQQIREVREAVEQPLSQPELFEEVGIEPPSGVLLYGPPGTGKTMLAKAVANQTDATFIKMAGSELVRKFIGEGSRLVRDLFELAREREPAIIFIDEIDAIASRRTDSKTSGDAEVQRTMMQLLSEMDGFEARGEVRIIAATNRFDMLDRAILRPGRFDRLIEVPEPNREGREQIFGIHTRGMNVDETVDFGALAEETDGYSGAEIESVATEAGMFAIRDGRTDVRTEDFENALEKIEDDDGSDVISSAGYFYQ, encoded by the coding sequence ATGTCTCGAAGTCCGTCTCTCCCCGACCGTCCCAGCCGCGAGATCGATCCGGACATGCCGGACGACGAGCGGCTCGAGGCGCTTCGCGCTCACTTTTACGACATCGTGGACGTCCACGATCAGCTGTCCGAACAGCTCGAAGCCGCCGAACAGCGACGCCGCTCCCTCCACGAGAAGGTCGACCGAATCGAACGCGAGAACGAGGCGCTGAAGAGCTCCTCGCTGTACATCGCGACGGTCGAAGACGTCGTCGACGACGAGGTCGTCGTCAAACAACACGGCAACAACCAGGAGGTGCTGACCGAGGTCGCTCCGCGGATGCGCGACCGACTCGAGGCCGGCGACCGCGTCGCGGTCAACGACTCCTTTGGCATTCAGACGATCCTCAGCGCCGAGACCGACGCCCGCGCGCAGTCGATGGAGATCGACGAGAGCCCGTCGGTCGGCTACGAGGACATCGGCGGGATCGACCAGCAGATCCGCGAGGTGCGCGAGGCCGTCGAACAGCCACTTTCCCAGCCCGAACTGTTCGAGGAGGTCGGTATCGAACCGCCGAGTGGCGTCTTGCTCTACGGCCCGCCGGGCACCGGGAAGACGATGCTCGCGAAGGCCGTCGCCAACCAGACCGACGCCACGTTCATCAAGATGGCCGGCTCGGAACTCGTCCGCAAGTTCATCGGCGAAGGGTCGCGACTCGTCCGCGACCTCTTCGAGTTGGCCCGCGAACGCGAGCCCGCCATCATCTTCATCGACGAGATCGACGCCATCGCCTCCCGTCGGACCGACTCGAAAACCTCCGGCGACGCCGAGGTCCAGCGGACGATGATGCAACTGCTCTCCGAGATGGACGGCTTCGAGGCCCGCGGCGAGGTCCGCATCATCGCCGCGACCAACCGCTTCGACATGCTCGACCGCGCCATCCTGCGTCCGGGTCGATTCGATCGCCTCATCGAAGTGCCCGAACCCAACAGGGAGGGCCGCGAGCAGATCTTCGGGATCCACACCCGGGGCATGAACGTCGACGAGACCGTCGACTTCGGCGCACTCGCCGAGGAGACCGACGGCTACAGCGGGGCCGAGATCGAGAGCGTCGCCACCGAAGCCGGCATGTTCGCGATCCGCGACGGCCGCACCGACGTCCGCACGGAGGACTTCGAGAACGCACTCGAGAAGATCGAGGACGACGACGGCAGCGACGTGATCTCCTCGGCGGGGTACTTCTACCAGTAA
- a CDS encoding sulfatase-like hydrolase/transferase yields the protein MVDSRPNVLLLLTDQERYECTTPDGPPVDTPTFDRLSAEGMRFERTFTPISICTSARASLLTGLYPHNHGMLNNSHEADAIRDHLPADLPTFSERLDDAGYDLTYVGKWHVGKTPNEDGEGQSGNDDDGPPPEDFGFKYLGGSDVHHDDIDTRFGEYRKEIGEPIADEDLTDENYTSTGMLVAAETSASVEATRAYFLAELTIEAIERHAEDDGPFFHRTDFYGPHHPYVVPEPYASMYDPDEIEPWDTYAETFEGKPAVHEQYVRYRGVEDFDWETWAEKIAKYWGFVTMIDDQVRRILEALEEHGLAEDTVVVHASDHGNFVGNHRQFNKGPLMYDETYHVPLQVRWPGITEEGTTCDAPVLLQDLAPTFLEIGEAEPLDDIDARSFVPLLEGERPDDWRDSIYAEYHGDEFGLYSQRMVRTDEYKYVYNGPDRNELYDLEADPAELQNLIDHPGYAEVQRDLEERLVAWMDETDDSIRKWVPTTFDDASTE from the coding sequence ATGGTCGACAGCCGCCCAAACGTATTGCTTCTGCTCACCGACCAGGAACGGTACGAGTGCACCACACCCGACGGACCGCCGGTCGATACCCCGACGTTCGATCGACTCTCGGCGGAGGGGATGCGTTTCGAACGGACGTTCACGCCGATCAGCATTTGCACCAGCGCCCGTGCGTCGCTGTTGACCGGGCTGTATCCCCACAATCACGGGATGTTGAACAACAGCCACGAGGCGGACGCGATCCGGGATCACCTCCCGGCGGACTTGCCGACGTTCTCCGAGCGCCTCGACGACGCCGGCTACGATCTCACGTACGTCGGCAAGTGGCACGTCGGCAAGACTCCGAACGAAGACGGCGAGGGCCAGTCCGGGAACGACGACGATGGTCCACCTCCGGAAGACTTCGGCTTCAAGTATCTCGGTGGCAGCGACGTCCACCACGACGACATCGACACCAGGTTCGGCGAGTATCGCAAAGAGATCGGCGAGCCGATCGCCGACGAGGACCTCACGGACGAGAATTACACCAGCACTGGCATGTTAGTCGCGGCGGAAACGTCTGCTTCGGTAGAAGCAACTCGAGCGTACTTTCTCGCCGAGCTAACGATCGAGGCGATCGAACGCCACGCCGAGGACGACGGCCCGTTCTTCCATCGGACGGACTTCTACGGGCCACACCATCCGTACGTCGTCCCGGAGCCGTACGCCTCGATGTACGACCCCGACGAGATCGAGCCCTGGGACACCTACGCCGAGACGTTCGAGGGGAAGCCGGCCGTCCACGAACAGTACGTTCGCTACCGCGGCGTCGAGGACTTCGACTGGGAGACGTGGGCTGAGAAAATCGCGAAGTACTGGGGCTTCGTGACGATGATCGACGACCAGGTACGTCGAATCCTCGAGGCCCTCGAGGAACACGGACTCGCCGAGGACACCGTCGTCGTCCACGCTTCGGATCACGGCAACTTCGTCGGCAACCACCGCCAGTTCAACAAGGGCCCACTGATGTACGACGAGACGTATCACGTTCCCTTGCAGGTGCGCTGGCCCGGCATCACGGAGGAAGGTACGACCTGCGACGCACCGGTTCTCCTCCAGGACCTCGCGCCGACGTTCCTCGAGATCGGCGAGGCGGAGCCTCTCGACGATATCGACGCCCGAAGTTTCGTCCCGCTGCTCGAGGGCGAGCGACCGGACGACTGGCGCGATTCCATCTACGCGGAGTACCACGGCGACGAGTTCGGCCTCTACAGCCAGCGGATGGTCCGCACGGACGAGTACAAGTACGTCTACAACGGCCCCGATCGAAACGAACTGTACGACCTCGAGGCCGATCCGGCGGAACTCCAGAACCTGATCGACCACCCTGGCTACGCCGAGGTGCAACGAGATCTGGAGGAACGACTCGTCGCGTGGATGGACGAAACCGACGATTCGATCCGGAAGTGGGTTCCGACGACGTTCGACGACGCGTCGACCGAGTAA